A single genomic interval of Prionailurus viverrinus isolate Anna chromosome A2, UM_Priviv_1.0, whole genome shotgun sequence harbors:
- the FGL2 gene encoding fibroleukin: protein MKLANWWGLSSAVLAAYGVLVVANNETEEVKDEMAKDACPVRLESRGKCEEGSECPYQVSLPPLTIQLPKQFVRIEEVFKEVQNLKEMVNSLKKSCQDCKLQADDSRDPGRNGRLLPSPGALGEADDNRVRELESEVNKLSSDLKNAKEEIDVLQGRLEKLNLVNMNNIENYVDSKVANLTFVVNSLDGKCSSKCPNQEEIQSRPVQHLIYKDCSDYYTIGKRSSETYRVTPDPKNSSFEVYCDMETMGGGWTVLQARLDGSTNFTRTWQDYKVGFGNLRREFWLGNDKIHLLTKSKEMILRIDLEDFNGVKLYALYDQFYVANEFLKYRLHIGNYNGTAGDALHFSKHYNHDLKYFTTPDRDNDRYPSGNCGLYYSSGWWFDACLSANLNGKYYHQKYRGVRNGIFWGTWPGITEAHPGGYKSSFKEAKMMMRPKHFKP, encoded by the exons ATGAAGCTAGCCAACTGGTGGGGGCTGAGCTCGGCTGTCCTTGCGGCTTATGGCGTTTTGGTTGTGGCGAACAATGAAACGGAGGAAGTTAAAGATGAAATGGCCAAGGATGCCTGCCCGGTGAGACTAGAAAGCAGAGGGAAATGCGAGGAGGGGAGCGAATGCCCCTACCAGGTGAGCCTGCCGCCACTGACCATTCAGCTCCCGAAGCAGTTCGTCAGGATTGAGGAGGTGTTCAAGGAAGTCCAGAACCTCAAGGAAATGGTAAATAGCCTCAAGAAATCTTGCCAAGACTGCAAACTGCAAGCTGACGACAGCCGAGACCCGGGCAGAAATGGACGGCTGTTACCTAGCCCAGGAGCGCTAGGAGAAGCTGATGACAACAGAGTTCGAGAATTAGAGAGTGAGGTTAACAAGCTGTCCTCTGACCTAAAGAATGCAAAGGAAGAGATCGATGTGCTTCAGGGTCGCCTGGAGAAGCTCAACCTTGTAAATATGAACAACATAGAAAATTATGTTGACAGCAAAGTGGCAAATCTAACATTTGTAGTCAATAGTTTGGATGGCAAGTGTTCATCTAAGTGTCCCAATCAAGAAGAAATACAGTCACGTCCAG TTCAACATCTAATATATAAAGATTGCTCTGACTACTACACAATAGGCAAAAGAAGCAGTGAGACCTACAGAGTCACACCGGATCCCAAAAACAGTAGCTTCGAAGTTTATTGTGACATGGAGACCATGGGGGGAGGCTGGACAGTGCTGCAGGCACGTCTCGATGGAAGTACCAACTTCACCAGAACATGGCAAGACTACAAAGTAGGCTTTGGGAACCTCAGAAGAGAATTTTGGCTGGGGAACGATAAAATTCATCTTTTGaccaaaagtaaagaaatgattCTAAGAATTGATCTTGAAGACTTTAATGGTGTCAAACTCTATGCCTTGTATGATCAATTTTACGTGGCCAACGAGTTTCTCAAATACCGTTTGCACATCGGTAATTATAACGGCACAGCTGGAGATGCCTTACATTTCAGTAAACATTACAACCATGATCTGAAGTATTTCACCACCCCAGATAGAGACAATGATCGGTATCCCTCTGGGAACTGTGGGCTCTATTACAGTTCAGGCTGGTGGTTTGATGCATGTCTTTCTGCAAACTTAAATGGCAAATATTATCACCAAAAATATAGAGGTGTCCGTAATGggattttctggggcacctggcctgGTATAACTGAGGCACACCCTGGTGGCTACAAGTCCTCCTTCAAAGAGGCTAAAATGATGATGAGACCCAAGCACTTTAAGCCATAA